From a single Natronorubrum tibetense GA33 genomic region:
- a CDS encoding outer membrane protein assembly factor BamB family protein has protein sequence MQRPNNSAASETGRDRGAGCSRRRLLAASGATAATGLAGCVDLPSTLDRRLEGSEDVSLFHGGLRRLGYYPDETVPDSVAVNWEFPLNYVEHTAAKSSPVPTPDGETIVFAGDTGWLYGYTPGGELRWSTRTGATDLGFHGSAAVVGDTAYIGGYDGDLYALDVDTGEIVWRTRSADLDGALAIGSSPAYHDGSLYVVSEYGSPSTGTLWEIDPNTGEPTWKDDRMWGQPHPSPTIDLEAGRILAGSNDGVLYCWEYPSLEFRWEFQAEADGEEREGGAFRAGAEIKGTLAAHDGYGYFGSWDDNFYCLDLEDGSQEWAFEAGRSIMSNPAVDVETDIVYMGSDDGFVYALDAASGEEIWSTDVDGRVIGALTVTAETVLAGSYDSHLYALDKETGDRNWRVENRGRVTSAPVPVDGRIYYAERAVVSTGDENEETTEVPGHAYCLVSDE, from the coding sequence ATGCAACGTCCGAACAACTCCGCCGCGTCGGAGACCGGTCGAGACCGTGGTGCTGGCTGCTCCCGCCGGCGACTGCTCGCCGCGAGCGGGGCGACCGCGGCGACGGGACTCGCCGGCTGTGTCGATCTTCCGTCAACACTGGACCGCCGCCTCGAGGGCTCCGAGGACGTCTCGCTGTTCCACGGCGGCCTGCGTCGACTCGGCTACTATCCCGACGAAACCGTCCCGGACTCGGTGGCCGTCAACTGGGAGTTCCCGCTCAACTACGTCGAGCACACGGCAGCCAAGTCCAGTCCCGTGCCGACGCCCGACGGGGAAACGATCGTGTTCGCGGGCGATACTGGCTGGCTCTACGGCTACACGCCGGGGGGCGAACTGCGCTGGTCGACGCGGACGGGTGCAACGGATCTCGGCTTTCACGGCTCGGCGGCCGTCGTCGGCGACACCGCTTACATCGGCGGCTACGACGGCGACCTCTACGCGCTGGATGTCGACACCGGCGAGATCGTTTGGCGGACCAGATCCGCGGATCTCGACGGGGCACTCGCGATCGGCTCGAGTCCGGCCTATCACGACGGCTCGCTGTACGTCGTCTCCGAGTACGGCTCTCCCTCCACGGGGACGCTTTGGGAGATCGATCCGAACACCGGCGAGCCGACGTGGAAAGACGACCGCATGTGGGGCCAGCCCCATCCCTCGCCCACGATCGACCTCGAGGCCGGGCGCATCCTCGCCGGCTCGAACGACGGCGTCCTCTACTGCTGGGAGTACCCCTCTCTCGAGTTTCGCTGGGAGTTTCAGGCCGAGGCCGACGGCGAGGAACGGGAGGGCGGCGCGTTCCGCGCGGGAGCTGAGATCAAGGGAACGCTCGCGGCCCATGACGGCTACGGCTATTTCGGCAGTTGGGATGACAACTTCTACTGCCTCGATCTCGAGGACGGCTCTCAGGAGTGGGCGTTCGAAGCGGGCAGATCGATCATGTCGAATCCGGCGGTCGATGTCGAGACGGATATCGTCTACATGGGAAGCGACGACGGCTTCGTCTACGCGCTCGACGCCGCATCGGGCGAGGAGATCTGGTCGACGGATGTCGACGGCCGCGTCATCGGTGCGCTGACGGTCACCGCCGAGACGGTACTCGCCGGCTCTTACGATTCGCACCTCTACGCGCTGGACAAGGAAACGGGCGACCGGAACTGGCGGGTCGAGAACCGGGGTCGCGTCACCAGCGCGCCGGTTCCCGTCGACGGCCGAATCTACTACGCGGAACGGGCCGTCGTATCGACGGGCGACGAAAACGAGGAGACGACCGAGGTTCCGGGCCACGCGTACTGTCTGGTGAGTGACGAATGA
- a CDS encoding 30S ribosomal protein S8e, whose amino-acid sequence MQDQGSSTRKRTGGRLKNVRKRRKDELGRLPTETQVGEQRFRTVDVRGNGTKTRALATDVASVNKGDETVSADIEDVVENDANPNYVRRNIITKGAVIDTSEGQARVTSRPGQTGQVNAVLLE is encoded by the coding sequence ATGCAAGACCAGGGTAGCTCTACGCGCAAGCGAACCGGTGGCCGACTGAAGAACGTCCGCAAACGCCGGAAAGACGAACTCGGCCGCCTGCCGACCGAGACGCAGGTCGGCGAGCAGCGATTCCGAACCGTCGACGTCCGCGGTAACGGGACGAAGACCCGCGCGCTCGCAACGGATGTCGCGAGCGTCAACAAGGGCGACGAGACCGTCTCGGCCGACATCGAAGACGTCGTCGAGAACGACGCCAACCCGAACTACGTCCGCCGAAACATCATCACGAAGGGCGCCGTCATCGACACCTCGGAAGGACAGGCCCGCGTCACGTCCCGACCCGGCCAGACCGGTCAGGTCAACGCCGTTCTCCTCGAGTAA
- a CDS encoding phosphate signaling complex PhoU family protein: METRKVQVTGGSTYTVSLPKSWATDNGVSAGTTVEFYPENDSLLLTPQSETNRQEGTLEITDLEGERLTRAVMTMYVSGFDIIRLEASRITTDQRSAIRSATQSLVGVEVLEETTDSVVIQDLLDSAELSIVNAVSRMRLIARSMLEDAVTALVENDDDIAQDVIERDDDVDRLWLVVSRIFRATLRSPRAAEELGVPREDCFDYHSSARQLERVADHAAKISNLAFKLEEIPEDVADALIELHGDASDILEKAMDALVAEETEEATRLGHAALESVLEIDEHTRRIDDMLRDLDPVQAQSLGLIVDSLSRSADYGGNIAETALQKAAPRP; the protein is encoded by the coding sequence ATGGAGACGCGCAAAGTGCAGGTGACGGGCGGCTCGACGTACACCGTCTCGCTGCCGAAATCCTGGGCGACCGACAACGGCGTCAGCGCCGGGACGACGGTGGAATTCTACCCCGAGAACGACTCCCTCCTGTTGACGCCACAGAGCGAAACCAATCGCCAGGAGGGCACCCTCGAAATCACTGACCTGGAGGGTGAACGACTCACGCGGGCCGTCATGACGATGTACGTCAGCGGCTTCGATATCATCCGACTCGAGGCGAGCCGGATCACGACCGACCAGCGCAGCGCAATCAGGAGCGCGACCCAGAGTCTCGTCGGAGTCGAAGTGTTAGAGGAGACGACCGACAGCGTCGTTATCCAGGACTTGCTCGACTCCGCGGAGCTCTCGATCGTCAACGCCGTGAGCCGCATGCGGCTGATCGCCCGGTCGATGCTCGAAGACGCCGTCACCGCGCTCGTCGAGAACGACGACGACATCGCACAGGACGTCATCGAGCGCGACGACGATGTCGACCGACTCTGGCTCGTCGTCTCCCGGATTTTCCGCGCCACGCTGCGCTCGCCCCGCGCCGCGGAGGAACTCGGCGTCCCCCGCGAGGACTGTTTCGACTACCACTCGAGTGCGCGCCAGCTCGAACGGGTCGCCGATCACGCGGCCAAGATCTCCAATCTCGCGTTCAAGCTCGAGGAGATCCCCGAGGACGTCGCCGACGCGCTCATCGAACTTCACGGGGACGCCTCGGACATCCTCGAGAAGGCGATGGACGCGCTGGTCGCCGAGGAGACCGAGGAGGCGACGCGGCTGGGCCACGCCGCCCTGGAGTCCGTCCTCGAGATCGACGAACACACCCGGCGGATCGACGACATGCTGCGCGACTTAGACCCTGTCCAAGCCCAGTCGCTCGGATTGATCGTCGACTCGCTCTCCCGCAGCGCGGACTACGGCGGCAACATCGCGGAGACGGCCCTGCAGAAGGCCGCGCCGCGGCCCTGA
- a CDS encoding PstS family phosphate ABC transporter substrate-binding protein, with product MGTEPMSGADGVSRRRVLLGVAGSSLMGLSGCIVHGEDSGLEGEIVIDGSNTLLPNSALVAEQFNWENNQVQIPVRGSGTGAGFQQFCRGETDLQNASRDIADDERDLCDSNDVDWIQLEVVTDGLAVMKHPENDWCDCLTTDELRELWGSDSDIETWQDLDDEWPDEEISFYGRDTASGTFDYFTETINGAVGNIRSDYSGTPDTNAIVRGVRGNRNAIGFGGAGYYYENEDELDLIAVDDGDGCIYPEPETIEEGTYTPLSRPMYLYVREQSLEREVVRVFLRYYLDNTQQTARDVGFYAVPDETIDAQHEKLDELFEEYE from the coding sequence ATGGGTACCGAGCCGATGTCCGGTGCGGACGGCGTCTCTCGTCGTCGCGTTTTACTCGGTGTCGCAGGATCGAGTCTGATGGGACTGTCGGGGTGTATCGTTCACGGCGAAGATAGCGGTCTCGAGGGCGAAATCGTTATCGACGGATCGAACACGTTGTTGCCCAACAGCGCCCTCGTCGCCGAACAGTTCAACTGGGAAAACAATCAGGTACAGATTCCCGTCAGGGGGTCGGGAACCGGGGCCGGCTTCCAACAATTCTGTCGCGGCGAAACGGATCTACAGAACGCGAGCCGCGACATCGCTGACGACGAACGGGATCTGTGCGACAGCAACGACGTCGACTGGATTCAACTCGAGGTCGTGACTGACGGCCTCGCCGTAATGAAACACCCGGAGAACGACTGGTGTGACTGTCTGACGACCGACGAACTCCGGGAACTGTGGGGGAGCGACTCCGATATCGAGACGTGGCAGGACCTCGACGACGAGTGGCCCGACGAGGAAATCTCATTCTACGGCCGTGATACGGCGTCGGGGACGTTCGATTACTTTACCGAGACGATCAACGGGGCCGTCGGAAACATTCGCAGCGACTACAGCGGGACGCCGGACACGAACGCGATCGTCCGCGGGGTCAGAGGGAATCGCAACGCGATCGGGTTCGGTGGTGCCGGCTACTACTACGAGAACGAGGACGAGCTCGATCTGATCGCCGTCGACGACGGTGACGGCTGTATCTACCCCGAACCGGAGACGATCGAAGAGGGCACGTATACGCCGCTTTCGCGGCCGATGTACCTCTACGTACGCGAGCAATCGCTGGAGCGGGAAGTCGTCCGGGTGTTCCTCCGATATTACCTCGACAACACCCAGCAGACGGCTCGAGACGTTGGCTTCTACGCCGTTCCGGACGAGACGATCGACGCCCAACACGAGAAACTCGACGAACTATTCGAGGAATACGAATGA
- the pstC gene encoding phosphate ABC transporter permease subunit PstC yields MSTEPIDLSREDNNVGSLIDRAAKWIFFSCALVTVLTTLAIIIVLLDGAIDFFAEVSVVEYLTGTTWNPRDATDPSYGVLPLVWGTLVVTIGSALIALPVGTLTAIYLSEYADERVRRTVKPTLEILAGIPTIVYGFFALSFITPIIQYFYADVGTFNVLSGAIVVGIMIIPMVSSISEDAMSSVPDSLRNAAYGLGATKFEVSTQVVLPASLSGILAAYILAISRAIGETMAVTLAVGMLPQITTSPFAEMQTMTAYMVEIGTGDASVGSIGYMSLFAIGLTLFVMTFLMNVGSMWIRSRYREEYQ; encoded by the coding sequence ATGAGCACGGAGCCGATCGATCTCAGCCGTGAGGACAACAACGTCGGGTCGCTCATTGACCGGGCCGCGAAGTGGATCTTCTTCTCGTGTGCGCTCGTGACCGTGCTGACGACGCTGGCGATCATCATCGTCCTTCTGGACGGGGCGATCGACTTCTTTGCGGAGGTGTCGGTCGTCGAGTACCTCACGGGGACTACCTGGAACCCGCGGGACGCCACCGACCCGAGTTACGGGGTTCTCCCGCTCGTCTGGGGGACACTCGTGGTGACGATCGGCTCGGCGCTCATCGCGCTCCCGGTCGGTACGCTGACGGCGATCTACCTCTCGGAGTACGCCGACGAGCGAGTTCGCCGCACCGTCAAGCCCACCCTCGAGATACTGGCCGGGATCCCGACGATCGTCTACGGCTTCTTTGCGCTCTCGTTTATTACGCCGATCATCCAGTACTTCTACGCGGACGTGGGGACGTTCAACGTGCTCTCCGGGGCGATCGTCGTCGGGATCATGATTATCCCGATGGTCTCGTCGATCTCCGAAGACGCGATGAGTTCGGTCCCCGATTCGCTTCGGAACGCCGCCTACGGTCTCGGTGCGACGAAGTTCGAGGTCTCGACGCAGGTAGTCCTCCCGGCGTCGCTGTCGGGAATTCTCGCCGCGTACATTCTCGCTATTTCTCGAGCGATCGGCGAGACGATGGCGGTCACGCTCGCCGTCGGAATGCTCCCCCAGATCACGACGAGCCCGTTCGCCGAGATGCAGACGATGACGGCGTACATGGTAGAGATCGGAACCGGCGACGCCTCCGTCGGATCGATCGGCTACATGAGCCTGTTCGCAATCGGGCTGACGCTCTTCGTGATGACCTTCCTGATGAACGTCGGTAGCATGTGGATCCGCTCGCGCTACCGGGAGGAGTACCAATGA
- the pstA gene encoding phosphate ABC transporter permease PstA: MSAPTETDAFEVDDSSIRRMRFYGRIFLGACLLATMVGIVALIALVFDVVNEAWGWLTWEFLTHPPSYLAEHYDPSNYGDLPTGPGGIYPALVGSIYLIAMTAVFTLVLGVGAAIYLEEYAGDNLLTRFIEANISNLAGVPSIVYGLLGLALFVRAIGAGSSLLAGALTLTLLILPIVIVQTQEALRAVPDSMRRASYGSGATKWQTIRNVVLPEAIPGVMTGIILSLSRAIGETAPIIMVGAATSMFAPPNLTDPTGSFAAMPMQIFTWAKEPEGDFQHIAAAGIIVLLTVLLLMNAAAIYIRNKYDRRK, from the coding sequence ATGAGCGCGCCGACCGAAACCGACGCGTTCGAGGTGGACGACTCCTCGATCCGTCGAATGCGGTTCTACGGACGGATCTTCCTCGGCGCTTGCCTGCTGGCGACGATGGTCGGCATCGTCGCGCTGATCGCGCTGGTCTTCGACGTCGTCAACGAGGCCTGGGGCTGGCTCACTTGGGAGTTCCTGACGCATCCGCCGTCCTACCTGGCCGAACACTACGATCCCTCGAACTACGGCGACCTGCCGACCGGGCCCGGCGGCATCTACCCGGCTCTCGTCGGTTCGATCTACCTCATCGCGATGACCGCCGTCTTCACGCTGGTACTCGGCGTCGGCGCTGCGATCTACCTCGAGGAGTACGCCGGCGACAACCTCCTGACACGGTTCATCGAGGCGAACATCTCGAATCTGGCCGGCGTCCCGTCGATCGTCTACGGACTGCTCGGACTGGCGCTGTTCGTCAGAGCGATCGGTGCGGGCTCGAGCCTCCTCGCGGGGGCACTGACGCTGACGTTGTTGATCCTGCCGATCGTCATCGTCCAGACCCAGGAGGCGTTGCGTGCCGTGCCGGACTCGATGCGACGGGCATCGTACGGCTCGGGGGCGACGAAATGGCAGACGATCCGCAACGTCGTCCTCCCCGAGGCCATCCCGGGTGTCATGACGGGGATCATCCTCTCGCTCTCTCGAGCGATCGGCGAAACGGCGCCGATCATCATGGTCGGCGCGGCCACCTCGATGTTTGCTCCCCCGAACCTGACCGATCCGACCGGCTCGTTCGCTGCGATGCCGATGCAGATCTTCACCTGGGCGAAAGAGCCCGAAGGTGACTTCCAGCATATCGCGGCCGCCGGGATCATCGTTCTCCTGACGGTCCTGTTACTGATGAACGCGGCTGCGATCTACATCCGGAACAAGTACGATCGACGAAAATAA
- a CDS encoding sensor histidine kinase, producing MRLVYRFGIVFLVVVLVAGAVLVVTFDAHRTDVEEQSNTSVADRAALSASILDDRLEEQRRTVAVGGINPDLAAHGTDRQDEALERFVASTAFDGASVVDEEGTVRSFETTSPEFESETVVGSDFSDRTYVQRALAGEQHVSDPFRAQTGNTVVIISAPLVIDGEVVGSVNGGSQLEETGLFGGLSGDDEREAVSVATETETLYSTADRFDETVSHSADLETVDWTVTAHRDRAAVDARINRLAVFQAVSGVALLGSIVVFGGWVYRSKIRRISQFADRVRALERRQYDAGPSFEGATEWRRIDDALERLGTALARREQMLLVLNRILRHNLRNSLNVVAGRASDLEDRLDGPERESAREIRLVTGELLTLADRARMTEKLLDPVGEESPRIDLAAVVHERIVQFGLSGADDAKPNLTVTIPDRAVAVCGPEVAVAIDELLANIADHAGPSPTVDVTVETDDDIVRILVADDGPGIPEDEAAVITGNRKISQVSHTGGIGLWLVDWIVSQYDGRLLIPSKESNSTTIADGATVVLEFARAPESTADDGGEEQT from the coding sequence ATGAGGCTCGTGTATCGGTTCGGTATCGTCTTTCTTGTCGTCGTTCTCGTCGCAGGAGCCGTACTCGTCGTTACATTCGACGCCCACCGAACCGACGTCGAAGAGCAGTCGAACACGTCGGTTGCCGATCGAGCGGCGCTCTCGGCGTCGATCCTCGATGACCGCCTCGAGGAACAGCGGCGAACCGTCGCCGTCGGTGGGATCAATCCCGATCTCGCAGCTCACGGCACGGATCGTCAGGACGAGGCGCTCGAGCGGTTCGTCGCGTCGACCGCGTTCGACGGGGCGTCAGTGGTCGACGAGGAGGGAACGGTCCGGTCGTTCGAGACGACATCGCCCGAGTTTGAATCCGAGACGGTGGTCGGATCGGACTTCAGCGATCGCACCTACGTCCAGCGCGCACTCGCCGGCGAGCAACACGTTAGCGATCCGTTTCGAGCACAAACTGGCAACACGGTCGTCATAATCAGTGCGCCGCTCGTCATCGACGGGGAGGTCGTCGGCTCGGTCAACGGCGGTTCCCAACTCGAGGAAACGGGTTTGTTCGGCGGGCTGAGCGGTGACGACGAGCGAGAGGCCGTTTCGGTGGCGACGGAGACCGAAACGCTGTATTCGACGGCCGATCGATTTGACGAGACCGTTTCCCACAGCGCCGACCTCGAGACCGTCGACTGGACGGTCACGGCCCACCGTGACCGAGCGGCGGTCGACGCTCGAATCAACCGCCTCGCCGTCTTTCAGGCCGTCTCGGGCGTCGCCCTGCTCGGCTCGATCGTCGTCTTCGGCGGCTGGGTGTATCGCTCGAAGATCCGCCGGATCAGTCAGTTCGCCGACCGCGTCAGGGCCCTGGAACGACGGCAGTACGACGCCGGCCCGTCGTTCGAGGGGGCTACCGAGTGGCGGCGTATCGACGACGCCCTCGAGCGACTCGGAACCGCACTGGCCCGCCGTGAGCAGATGTTGCTCGTCCTCAACCGAATTCTGCGTCACAACCTCCGAAACTCGCTCAACGTGGTCGCCGGTCGGGCCAGCGACCTCGAGGACCGACTGGACGGTCCCGAGCGGGAGTCGGCCCGAGAGATCCGGCTGGTGACGGGGGAACTGCTCACGTTAGCCGACCGGGCGCGGATGACCGAGAAGTTGCTCGATCCGGTCGGCGAGGAGTCGCCCCGGATCGATCTCGCGGCCGTCGTTCACGAGCGCATCGTTCAGTTCGGACTGTCGGGAGCGGACGACGCGAAGCCGAACCTGACCGTGACGATTCCGGATCGAGCCGTCGCCGTCTGCGGACCCGAGGTCGCCGTCGCAATCGACGAACTGCTCGCGAATATCGCCGATCACGCCGGACCCTCGCCGACCGTCGATGTCACCGTCGAGACGGACGACGACATCGTCCGGATTCTGGTCGCCGACGACGGGCCCGGTATTCCGGAGGACGAGGCCGCCGTTATCACCGGTAACCGAAAAATCTCGCAGGTCAGCCACACCGGCGGCATCGGGTTGTGGCTGGTCGACTGGATCGTGAGCCAGTACGACGGTCGGCTACTGATCCCGTCGAAGGAGTCGAACTCGACGACGATAGCCGACGGTGCGACTGTCGTCCTCGAGTTCGCTCGGGCACCGGAGTCGACGGCGGACGACGGCGGCGAAGAGCAGACGTGA
- the pstB gene encoding phosphate ABC transporter ATP-binding protein PstB, producing the protein MTANGGGPRTVSTTESDGARSDASMADNAPLGTPRVDDAVIESRDLDVFYGDDQALHGIDMDIPEHKVTALIGPSGCGKSTFLRSINRMNDLIDVARVEGDLYFHGKNVYDDDVDPVALRRKIGMVFQKPNPFPKSIFDNVAYGLRVQGKDDGDTEEQVRTALERAALLEEVEDQLDSSGLDLSGGQQQRLCIARAIAPDPEVILMDEPASALDPVATSKIEDLVEELAEEYTVVIVTHNMQQAARISDKTAVFLTGGHLVEFDDTNKIFENPESDRVEDYITGKFG; encoded by the coding sequence ATGACCGCGAATGGCGGCGGACCCAGAACCGTATCGACGACAGAATCCGACGGCGCTCGGTCGGACGCATCGATGGCCGACAACGCGCCGCTCGGCACCCCGCGCGTCGACGATGCCGTCATCGAGTCCCGGGATCTCGACGTCTTCTACGGCGACGATCAGGCGCTTCACGGGATCGATATGGACATTCCCGAGCACAAGGTGACGGCACTCATCGGTCCGTCGGGCTGTGGGAAGTCGACCTTCCTGCGCTCGATCAACCGGATGAACGACCTCATCGACGTCGCCCGCGTCGAGGGCGACCTCTACTTCCACGGCAAGAACGTCTACGACGACGACGTCGACCCCGTCGCCCTCCGGCGGAAGATCGGCATGGTCTTCCAGAAGCCGAACCCGTTCCCGAAGAGCATCTTCGACAACGTCGCCTACGGGCTGCGAGTCCAGGGGAAAGACGACGGCGACACCGAAGAACAGGTTCGGACGGCACTCGAGCGTGCGGCACTGCTCGAGGAGGTCGAGGACCAACTCGACTCCTCGGGACTCGACCTCTCCGGCGGCCAGCAACAGCGACTCTGCATCGCTCGAGCGATCGCACCCGACCCCGAAGTCATCTTGATGGACGAGCCGGCGTCGGCGCTGGACCCCGTCGCAACGTCGAAGATCGAGGACCTTGTCGAAGAGCTCGCCGAGGAGTACACGGTCGTCATCGTCACCCACAACATGCAGCAGGCGGCCCGTATCTCCGACAAAACGGCCGTGTTCCTCACTGGTGGCCACCTCGTCGAGTTCGACGACACGAACAAGATCTTCGAGAACCCCGAGAGCGATCGGGTCGAAGACTACATTACCGGCAAGTTCGGGTAG
- a CDS encoding FAD-binding oxidoreductase: protein MATTTADDDATIEELTETLRGELLRPADPAFDDARTIFNAMIDKHPRLIVRCANVADVIAAVTFGRERGLETAIRSGGHSGPGLSLVDDGLVIDLSEMTGIRVDPDAETVRVEPGCTWGDIDHATHAFGKATVSGVISTTGVGGLTLGGGHGYLSRKYGLAIDNLVSADVVLADGRLVHASEDENPDLFWALRGGGGNFGVVTAFEFQLHPVETVIAGPMFWPIEELETTMRWYREWLPEAPEDVYAFYLTAEVPGDPFPEEIHGEKVCGLLWCYTGPEEQAESAIQPARDVAEPLFEHVGPMPYPTLQSMFDELYAPGDQWYWKGDFVAELTDDAIAEHRRFGEVPTPKSTMHLYPIDGAVNRVDADETAWSHRDATWSMVIVGVDPDPAERDRLTEWARDYWEAVHPHSAGASYINFMMDEGEDRIRATYGDNYERLQEVKSRYDPDNFFRVNQNIEPAT from the coding sequence ATGGCAACAACAACAGCAGACGACGATGCGACGATCGAGGAGTTAACGGAGACGCTTCGAGGGGAGCTACTCCGGCCCGCCGATCCAGCGTTCGACGACGCGCGGACGATCTTCAACGCGATGATCGACAAGCACCCGCGGCTGATCGTCCGGTGTGCGAACGTGGCGGACGTGATCGCAGCGGTGACGTTCGGCCGCGAACGCGGACTCGAGACGGCGATCCGAAGCGGCGGCCACAGCGGTCCGGGGCTGTCGCTCGTCGACGACGGACTGGTCATCGACCTCTCCGAAATGACCGGCATTCGAGTCGATCCAGATGCGGAGACCGTCCGCGTCGAACCGGGCTGTACCTGGGGCGACATCGATCACGCAACTCACGCCTTCGGAAAGGCGACCGTCAGCGGGGTCATCTCGACGACCGGTGTCGGCGGGCTGACCCTCGGCGGCGGCCACGGCTACCTGAGTCGCAAGTACGGACTGGCGATCGACAATCTCGTGAGCGCGGACGTCGTGCTGGCCGACGGCCGGCTGGTTCACGCCAGCGAGGACGAGAATCCCGATCTGTTCTGGGCGCTGCGCGGCGGCGGCGGTAACTTCGGCGTCGTCACCGCGTTCGAGTTCCAGTTGCATCCGGTCGAGACGGTGATCGCCGGGCCGATGTTCTGGCCGATCGAAGAGCTCGAGACCACGATGCGCTGGTATCGCGAGTGGCTGCCTGAGGCCCCGGAGGACGTCTACGCCTTCTACCTCACCGCCGAGGTGCCGGGGGATCCCTTCCCGGAGGAGATCCACGGTGAGAAGGTTTGCGGGCTGCTGTGGTGTTACACGGGACCCGAAGAGCAGGCGGAGTCCGCGATCCAACCGGCCCGTGACGTTGCCGAACCGCTGTTCGAACACGTCGGACCGATGCCCTATCCGACGTTACAGAGCATGTTCGACGAGCTCTACGCGCCGGGCGACCAGTGGTATTGGAAGGGAGACTTCGTGGCTGAACTGACCGACGACGCCATCGCGGAACACCGGCGTTTCGGGGAGGTGCCGACACCCAAGTCGACGATGCACCTCTACCCGATCGACGGGGCCGTCAACCGCGTGGATGCGGACGAAACGGCGTGGAGTCACCGCGACGCCACCTGGTCGATGGTCATCGTCGGCGTCGACCCGGACCCCGCCGAACGCGATCGACTCACCGAGTGGGCCCGCGACTACTGGGAGGCGGTGCACCCCCACTCGGCCGGCGCGTCGTACATCAACTTCATGATGGACGAAGGCGAGGATCGGATCCGCGCTACCTACGGGGACAACTACGAACGGTTGCAGGAAGTCAAATCGAGGTACGATCCCGACAACTTCTTCCGAGTCAATCAGAACATCGAGCCGGCGACGTGA
- a CDS encoding HNH endonuclease, translated as MGNRSERETDGRPDERGYGEGWEELRQKTLRRDGYACTRCGADDRTLQAHHVVPRSAGGPDDLENLLTICRPCHGVIHQSNGAFDDVRDDAPLFPDRTAPAPVARMRTPDDQCCSRCGTQHDDPTELVAWTDVPTPVNGRETDHLMLCKPCAGLVLERDLDCTRGAIAANHRLSTHELASRRVNAPVRPSVFASQQVAIRREPRTVRERLVDDTPLRFVVNHAGIRWAMLAAVGYVVLILVVSL; from the coding sequence ATGGGGAATCGGAGCGAGCGGGAGACCGACGGCCGACCCGACGAGCGCGGCTACGGCGAGGGCTGGGAGGAACTTCGCCAAAAAACGCTGCGTCGGGACGGGTACGCCTGTACGCGCTGCGGGGCCGATGATCGGACGCTTCAGGCCCACCACGTCGTCCCGAGATCGGCCGGCGGACCGGACGACCTCGAGAATCTGCTTACGATCTGTCGTCCGTGCCACGGCGTGATCCACCAGTCCAACGGCGCATTCGACGACGTTCGCGACGACGCACCACTCTTTCCCGACCGCACCGCGCCCGCTCCCGTCGCCCGGATGCGGACCCCGGATGATCAGTGCTGCAGTCGGTGTGGCACCCAGCACGACGACCCGACGGAACTCGTCGCTTGGACCGACGTTCCGACGCCGGTGAACGGCCGGGAGACCGACCACCTGATGCTCTGTAAACCGTGTGCCGGACTGGTGCTCGAGCGCGATCTGGACTGTACTCGGGGCGCGATCGCCGCCAATCATCGGCTCTCGACGCACGAACTCGCGTCACGACGAGTAAACGCCCCGGTTCGTCCCAGCGTGTTCGCGTCGCAGCAGGTCGCGATTCGACGGGAGCCCCGGACCGTTCGCGAACGGCTGGTCGACGACACGCCGCTCCGATTCGTCGTCAACCACGCAGGGATCCGTTGGGCGATGCTCGCTGCGGTGGGGTACGTCGTCCTGATCCTCGTCGTGTCGCTGTAA